The Geotrypetes seraphini chromosome 8, aGeoSer1.1, whole genome shotgun sequence genome includes a region encoding these proteins:
- the KMT5A gene encoding N-lysine methyltransferase KMT5A isoform X2 has product MSRPKEGKAEEVPKPLTGGANENHPKMNGENIFIGQPKIYTFMSPNKSPSTRPPLQEENSATHQEVKCQGKTLNEMHKKPEEKNVNSVEPAEKCEEQKGKESDLIHNQNQETSEILKNGAVPTGDKVSRKLETEKQSEAKSAPKKKGQGKNSQNRKVTDYFPVRRSSRKSKTELKSEEKRRIDELIESGKEEGMKIDFIDGKGRGVIATRNFCRGEFVVEYHGDLIEFTDAKKREQLYAQDSSTGCYMYYFQYLSKTYCWIPLDKSHCLISCNTSYEHANH; this is encoded by the exons ATGTCCAGGCCTAAAGAAGGGAAAGCGGAGGAGGTACCGAAACCTTTGACGGGAGGGGCCAATGAAAACCATCCGAAAATGAACGGG GAAAACATATTTATTGGGCAACCCAAGATTTACACCTTCATGAGCCCTAATAAGTCTCCAAGTACTCGTCCTCCACTTCAAGAAGAAAACTCAGCCACACATCAAGAGGTGAAATGTCAGGGGAAAACATTAAATGAAATGCACAAGAAACCTGAAG AGAAAAATGTTAACTCCGTGGAGCCTGCTGAAAAGTGTGAAGAACAGAAAGGCAAGGAGAGTGATCTCATCCATAACCAGAACCAAGAAACTTCAGAAATACTGAAAAATGGAGCTGTGCCTACTGGGGATAAAGTGAGCAGAAAGCTAGAAACTGAGAAACAGAGTGAAGCAAAGTCTGCACCAAAGAAAAA AGGTCAAGGAAAGAATTCTCAGAATCGGAAGGTCACAGACTATTTTCCTGTCAGAAGAAGCTCTAGAAAGAGTAAAACGGAATTGAAG TCTGAAGAAAAGAGGAGAATAGATGAATTAATTGAAAGTGGGAAAGAAGAAGGAATGAAG atTGATTTCATTGATGGTAAAGGTAGGGGAGTAATTGCTACCAGGAATTTTTGCAGAGGAGAATTTGTAGTAGAGTACCATGGGGATCTTATTGAGTTCACAGATGCAAAAAAGCGAGAACAATTATATGCACAAGACTCTTCTACCGGCTGCTACATGTACTACTTTCAGTATCTAAGCAAAACATACTG CTGGATACCATTGGACAAAAGCCACTGTCTTATCTCTTGCAACACTTCATACGAGCATGCTAACCACTAA